The Chaetodon trifascialis isolate fChaTrf1 chromosome 11, fChaTrf1.hap1, whole genome shotgun sequence nucleotide sequence TGTAACTAGTTGACTAACTGGTCAAATATGATGTGgtcatttatttgcttttgatGTCTTAACTTTGCATGTGTTCTGCTCaaagatgaaatatgaaaagaCTTTGTAGGACATCAAACTTTGGCCACTGAGAGTTAACTCAAATCTGAAACCCTAAAAGATACAGCTGGAAGGCTAAACAGTACAATGAAAATGACAATTAACTGGATAAAATCAAAAGTCCCTGCAGGCTGAATTAGACCTGAACATTCTGTGACTGAAACATTACTGAATTTATTTCTGCAAACTGCAGATTTCATAATGTCATCTAGACAATGTGTGCAAATGTAGGTTTAGTTTGAAAAATTACCTGTGAAAATCCATTAAATGCATCGGTCACCTAAATTGAATTGCAAAGACACAGAATCAGTACAAAAAGCATCCATGTAAGATGTTCATGAGTTGTACAGATGGATTCGGTATGAAAATTTAAGTATGGAATGAAGAAAAAGCAAGCAAGAGGGGAGGTGGGAGGAGCTCAGGCTGGGATCCAGGTTTTAGGCAACTACTTTCACTTTGTTTCTCAATATGTGGGAGAGCAGAAAATAGGAAAAgggttttcattttattctagTCTACTCTATGCTATAATCTACTTCACTGAAGAGGGGAGGAAGTCCAGTACCTCTTCCTTTTCTGTATCTAGCTCTTGGTACAACTTCCCAAATCTCCGGTTTGCAGCCTCATCTTCGGACATGTCTGAATTTTCTGGTTCTTTGTGAATTCTGGGAACATTAACATCTTtaatttcttctgctgctgagaCAGGCGCAGAGTTTCGTTGAGCGATGGAAGAGTTGAAGCCACTGCTGTCACTAATTTCCTGCGAGGACGTAGTGTTGGAAACTCCTGGGAAACTGTTGGCAAAAGGGTCTGTATCCCACCCATTTCCACCCCCTGTGGCCACAACTCTACCTTCTCCACCCCCTTTGTCCCCAAACTGTCTTTCAGCAAAAGGATCTGAATCAaacacacctcctccctctgtttctgcaAAAGGATCTGAATCAaacacacctcctccctctgtttctgcaAAAGGATCTGAATCAaacacacctcctccctgtgtttCTGCAAAAGGATCGGAATCAAACgcacctcctccctgtgtttCTGCAAAAGGATCGGAATCAaacacacctcctccctctgtttctgcaAAAGGATCAGAATCTAACgcacctcctccctgtgtttCAGCTGAAGGAACTGAATCAAACACCTCTCGTCCCTGTGTTTCAGCAAAAGGATCTGAATCAAACgcacctcctccctgtgtttCTGCAAAAGGATCTGAATCAAACgcacctcctccctgtgtttCTGCAAAAGGATCTGAATCAAACgcacctcctccctgtgtttCAGCAAAAGGATCTGAATCAAACgcacctcctccctgtgtttCAGCTAAAGGATCAGAATCAAATGTTCCTCCtacttgtgtttcagctgaaggAACTGAGTCAAACgcacctcctccctgtgtttCTGCAAAAGGATCTGAATCAAACgcacctcctccctgtgtttCTGCAAAAGGATCTGAATCAAACgcacctcctccctgtgtttCTGCAAAAGGATCTGAATCAAACGCGCCTCCTCCCTGTGTTTTCGATGTAAAAGATTGTTTGTCTTGTTCCCCGGCAGATTCAGAATATGACACTGATGTGAGATTAGTTTGTTTTCCTGGTAGCTCTTCTTCAGCTGAACAGTTTCTGTCTGCTTCACTGCTCCTTGGTAGAGCCTGCTCAGCACCATCACATCCACTTCCCCAGCCCTCTGAATCATTCACTGGGTGACGATCTTCATATGAAATTTCATCATCAGCACTTGCCCACCCTCCCCCCTGAACTCCATCACCCCACTCCTCAGCAGTCTCATATTCAGATCCAGACCCATCTGGAGACCTAGACCACTTGTCTTGTCTGTCCTCTGTACAGTCCTCAATCTGCTCACCATATTCATTGGTGAATATAAGTCCCGGGGTGGACTTCCTGCGGTTGTCCTGCCATGCTGATTCTCCCTCTGAATCTGCCTGCcctgtttcatcttcatcacctctgtctgcagagggaTTAAGGTTGGGATTAGATTGAGAGTCCGGGCTGCTAACCTCGACTTCAGTTGCTGTGGCTGCCTCACTGTCCTTAGGAGGTGTAGTTGTGTCTCCACCTGGCTGGGGCCAGCCCTGAGCCCCACCCTGTGCCCCACCCTGTGTCCCCTCTGGCCCTATAGCAGCGGCCTCGGCTCCTGAAGTAGTATCTCCATTAGATGACAATGAACCAAAGTCAGCAGACCAGTTGGCGACGAAGCCGGCATCTGCAGCCTGCTTGGGAAAGGCAGGGAATGGGTTAAAGTTTTTGCCCCCCTGAGTACTAAGTCCAACTGGAGGAccagtgcatgaaaatattctgggtaaattaaaaaaactacaaacatgGCCATCAGAGCTAAAGTAGCCCCATGCTTCATATATGTCATGAGTAATTTGCCAAGTCGATTGCgctttgttgcattttactttTATCCATTCACCAACAGGGTTAGTAACTGATCGGGTTTTAATGATGGTGAGAAACAGATGAGTAAATGTGTTTACTTACAGGCTGAGCTGTTTGGGTGTTTGCCTTTAAAAAAAGTGATAAAATATGGTTAATAtctacagacacaaacatattCAAACTCATACCATTAAGCAACTTAAAATAAGACAGAGGATTTTACTCACCGACCACATATCCCACGGTACAGCTGTCTGAAAAGGCCAGAGTACAAAATGTTAATGTAAATAAACCCATTTCACAAATTCATATCAAGACCAGCTCCTGATGGGACTAAAAGGAACAGACTGGGAAGAATAAACTATACCTTTGATCAAACATCTCCACTCAACCATAAAGTTCACATATATTAaaaatggatgatgatgattaagTTTTACTTATTCTTGTATTTTGCTCCAACACCAAGAGCGTAAATATTAAACTCACTTGAACAAAAAAAGTAACAACTTCATCATCAGGTGATCAGTTACTTGTCTGCCTGTCAAGCAATCAGTCACCTGTGCAACTCTGCAAGTTTTTTGTAATGATCTACTTCAGTTAGTCAACAGTCACTGGACTAGTAAAATGTAGTTTCCACACTGTCATTCAATTAATAAGACCAGTGTGTTGATGAAGCAGGCGGAGCTAGTATTCCTTTATTCAGTTAAACATGTTCAGGTGACGACACTGCTGCACGTGAAATGTGAAGGAACCTGCGGTATCGGTGAAACACTTTCATCTGGCTGAAAAGCATCAAAGTCCAAATCGAGAAGAGATTCTCCAGGTCGTTCATTGGGCTGTGgacaacaacaaagcagaaaaaaagcaaacaggtAAGCAAGTGGATAGAACACACTATGCATTACTTGTCAGTTTTTATTAATGAAGTAAACAGTAAACCTGTGAGAACTCCACAGACCTGTGATGGTGAAGGTGCTGGTAAAAATTCTCCTCCAAACAGGTCGATGATCTGCTCCTCTGCCACCTCCTTGGTGGGCGTGACCTTTGGTGGTGGAGGCACCGGCGGTCCCTTTTTAAGCTGCCAAAACATATGATGACCCATTATCAAATCAACACAGAGTAAGTTTAATcaagcagcacattttcaatttctcTGATCCATTTCACTGTTTAATGTTATAAATTAAATAGGATGGATGGAGCCACATGTGGATGATAACGAAACGATGACACCacagtttgtctgttgttgttattataatTAACTACTACTACTTGAAAATGGCAGCACCTGTGCGGTTGCCACAGTAAGGATGCAATAGTTGGTTTGTAATTGGTTGCACAGTTTCAACAAGTGCTGAAAAATGTGGCACACTGTTAAGTGCTTGTATTTCTATTAACTCTGTCATAATTGCGGTCTTAAAACATAGATTTGAACAGCAGCCAGTTCCTGCAACAACTGCTTTGAATCATGAAAAGTTTAAGGGCTATGGCCAAATCCATAtctatcttcttttttttactctgtTCTTTGAcaccagaaacagaaaaatgtcaatGAGATCAATGTCAATTCTGAATTTAGTGGCATTATAACACAGCATAGGTTCTGACAAAGAGAAGGTATATGCTCTGGATAAAGAGAAATAATTCCTCCAACCATCCGTCAGACCTtcactgcaggcagcagcaaaCATTtccaagaaaacagaaagactATAGGTGTCGATATGCAGCTTCCCCAGAAGCAAGTTAAATATTTCCATGACCCAAAACATTAGATCATCTTAAACCACAGTCACAAGGCTTTCTCTGTGCCTCACAgtatttaaaacaaagaaagtaTTTGCATTGATGCTGTGGAGATGTGACTTTCTAAAATGTTACTGAACAAAACTGATGGagaattaaaatattttattgctgATGGGACACATTGAGAGTAACTAGCTGACTAAGCAACACATTGTTTTGTGGCTGCAAAATGTTTGATCACTCAATATTCAATGTGTGGAGTTTTCTATATAGTCTCAATGCAGCATGGCATGATATCACATTCAACTGCTAGACCAGCATAACGTCAGCCTGGTTCATGGTGGATAAACAACGGCACAGTGAAACAGACTTAACATGCTTCAGCTTTGGGAGTTTCAAGTCAGCTCATCGAAGTTAATGCTGTATGCTAGGTGTGTCGTCATGTTGGTGGCTTTGGACTAGCCCTCAAGTccagagcagcattagcatgcaGATATGTAAATCCCATTCTGTTTGCCCCCCTCCTAAAAATCCCTGCTCGCCACACCAAAATGATGACAGAAAGTTGAAACTGAAAACCAGTGATACAGGAAACAACCTGACAccttaaaaaaatgtcatggaaagaagacagacatgaagaaaaTATCAGATTGTCattgaaaaacacatgaaaatcatatatatcaaaatgaaatcaaatcatttttaatgcttgtgttttgtttttcagtgccAATACTTTTCAAATACAAACGCTTCAATGATAATGTTTCCTTTTCCAAAGGTGCATTTACTGTCACTGTGTTAGccccacacaaaacacagaactaCAGGAGCAACTCTGATTAATTATTCTATAGTTTCTATTCTACTGCTCTAATGGTGGACGGTATGTTCTACAACACTGGTTCCCAAAAGTAATCCTTTAGTGGCAAAGAGATCTGAGATGTTGGTCCTCCACTGTGTTGCAGTTCTATGCAGTTACAGTGTTCTCTAGTGTCTTACCTGGACTCTTCATATATATTGTATGTCACAGTTTCCTTTCAGCTccacaattacaattagtcattttcaCACGCTTTTCTCCAAAGAGACAtaaatatgaattcacacaccaatggcgcAGTATCAGGGACacttttggggttcagtatcttgccaaAGGATGCcttggcatgtggactgccgaggccagggatcgaaccaccgacctcctgattggtagACAACAACAAGGCTGAATTATTCTTGTCCAGATATGTAGACCCAACTTTCactttttgtattcatttttctCAGCTGTTTCTTCTGCAGTGTTGAATCATAAGTCCATCAACAGCACACTCAAACATCCAGAGATTTTAGTTCATCTATCAACATGCTGTGCCCTGCAAGAGTCCAGCTCATTATCAGTTAGCTAACAACAACAAGCTGAGCTTTTATTAAGATGCTGGATGAGTCTATTTCAGAAAAGACTGGGAACCAGTGTTCTagaaacacactgtacattAGACATTagatatagacacacacacacacacacacacacacacacacacacacacacacacatactgtacaccacatataaacaaacatacatacacatatttgCCCAAATGCATTTGACAAACATGTAAACACTATTGACTACGGTAAACACTAAACAGCCACTGGACATGGGGGGGATATTCTACTTTCAGGTATCAATTCAGTATATAACAGACCTAGTGTTATATATCTGCCCAACACATACAGTAATACAGACAAATGGCATAAACTGGTGTTACATGTTCACTCACCAATTAACAGACAAAAGtgtgcagcaaaaaaaaaaaaatcatagaaAGTTACTGTGAAGTTCTAACAGTCAGCTAAATACTAAAATATATAGAAATGCTGTCTGATGTTGCTGAAGTTATTTCACTATATCTATCGATCACTGTAATCTATCAATCAGTATCATCAATCGAGTCACAATTATTAATCATTATCATATTACCTATTACTGTTATCTGTCAAACACTATCAATCATAAATATATTGTCTTATGTCATCTAAACATTTGACTAAACTACGTATTTCATGTTCTCTatgtttgtttgatatttaatgtctttttttactgatgccctatATTcctgctatccactttgctgctgtaatacctgaaatttctccactgtgggactaataaaggtacatcttatcttatcttatcttatcttatcttatcttatcttatccaaACCAATTAATATTATACCTGTGATGGAGAACTGGATCCAGATTGTTTAACCTCTACCTCTGCTACGGAGTCAGAATTAGACCTACCCGCAAAGAGCTGGATCTATTTAGGATAACATCTACCCGTAAAGGTGAAGTGGATACAGTCAGGATTAAGTCTGCCTGTGATAAATCTCTGGTTCTATCTGTGATGGAGATCTGGATCCACTGAGAATCACTTCCCCTTGTGATGGAGATCTGGATCCAAGCAGGATAACAACATCCTGTGTGGGAGATCTGGATCCACTTAGGATTAAATTCACTCATTATTAGGATCTGGACATTAATATTTGATCTACCTGTGTAGGAGATTTGGGCCGTGGTGGTCCAGGTGAGATGGGGCGGAGCATGTGATTGGAGCTAGCATCTGGACTCTCAGGTGGACTCTCATCTTCTGGTGGTGATGGAGTTCTGGCAAGTCGCAGTGGTCCTGAATCACTGAGGCGAGACAAAAAACATGTGATCACAATGTCAGAGTCTTTTGACTGGCTGTAGTCTCTcagatgttaaaaacaaacaccagtGTCGCAGGTGTTTTAACTTTATGTCATGAAGTGGACTTGGTATAACTACGTTTATTTGCTAACTTTTCCCATTCTACAGTCATTTTATCTTTATGAACAAAGTAGGTGGGAAAGGAGTCTTTGAATGTTCAACAGACAAATACTTAACATTGTTTATGGAAacatgaacagaacagaaaatctTTCTCATATATTGTACACAAGTAAATCCAGCTGGACTCAATATGtacaaaacaactacaaactGGTGCCTTTatgacaaagaaacagatgtgaagtcaaaaacaacaacgtgGACTGGCTTTGTGACTCCTGCGTTGAACGGACAGGCAATCATCAGTGATGTATCACACCCCATCTGTGGTCAATACCAGTTGTTACCATCACGAGGTGCAGGGAAGCGCCTTTTTGGACTTCCCGTGCCCAGCAGTCCTTCATAGCTTCTAGCATAGCTTCCGAAAGGACAATAAActaaaacaactaaaaaaaaagatttcactCAAAAATAATTGTAACAAATTTAATGAGATAACTTTCATCAAACTAAATAGAATATTTTGAGGGAACTGATTCCCCATACCCATACTGACCTCGGTGCTCCTTGGATGGTGAACATTTTGTCAGAGTGCTGCTCACCCAGTTTGGTCATCACTTCATACAGCTGCCTACATACCTGAAAAGTCAGAAGAATGTGAAGttattttccttctttaataaaaacaataaccTCCAGCAGCAATAACTCACTTTACCTTTGCATGAAAAGTGAGCACTACACTCTACATCCACAGAAACGCCTCTCCCCAGGTAACATGAATcggctctattttcgactccgccaccggcgcggTGCAGACGaggtgcaaagtcaggtctgctgcgccgatggggcgcAGCGGACCCTAACCcgacatccctgtttcacctgtgtgcattcggtcaggttgagtgaccattacgcgtgccgaacgcgcttgcgatgttgtcagatgagatgctgatcaaaatatataaatttaggtctgactgtatgtgctgactcagatagttgcattgaattgtcgTTGTTGCTAcatattgatcgcagtgtgcgttcgatgactgaccgagcactgctgaaaacactgttaaaaccacgctgccgtcttgttgacagtgtgatatatggcgtcatcaacaacgttttcagtggatagccgttattacttagcagccacccatccagaggggtgtccccctgaaagactgtagggatgcttgaattcgccacgatgaacgagtcatgtgccgacccggggaaagtggcatacatgtttgtcaccaggcaatttgagtcacagatcaccagacatccctgtgtcacctgtgtacattcggtcagggtgagtgaccattacgcgtgccgaacgcactttcgatgtggtcagatgagatacggatcaaaatatataaatttaggtctgactgtatgtgctgactcagatagttgcattgatttgcggctgttgctaattactgatcgcagtgaaatgccagacattgtggaaacctgactgtgaggtgttggtgacatgACGTGAGCGAACGACTctgccggtttacgaaaatccgCGTTGACCAGGTCTGACCGAAATGGTCGGCATAATGAGCATTTCATTATGCCgacctcccccctactgcgccgcaacgcccatcctggcgcacctctgtacgcctcggtttaccaaaatacctagtgcgccatgcgcctgcctgcgccggtcGAAAATTCTACTACGCTGGcagcagagtcgaaaatagagccccatgtcACAAATTTGGCCTAGTCCTATTGGTTGTACAACTGATGACACTGATGGTTCAGACTGAATACAGTCTGTCTGAAACCCAATtgccagaataaatgttggcattgcatgtttctgcaaaccatgaATATGTTCAAAGTTTacatttcttcatgtttcaAGGTTAGGAAATGTTTGGCTTATAATACCTATTTTAGTTGGCACAAACATGGCTCATGGCCCTGATGAGAAACTCACCTCATATACATGATACCAGTAATATGAAGTACGTCACTGTGTAGAAACATTGCAAGGATACAGAAGAAATGTACTAAATTAATGTATCCATGGTTTGCAGGCATGTccaatgccaacattttattcaggCAACtggacgtctgtctgtctgtctgtctgtctgtctgtctgaaagtaAGTTCCTCTAGATTATTCAGTATTCAAAGCAGCTCTAAAACCTTttgattgttttattgtgtaTGCTGATGTCTCCTCACCAGAGAGATTTCACGGTGAAATTTAGCCTCCATATTTGTCACACTCTTATAGGTGCTGATGTAGAAGCCAACCCGTCTGCAGAGCAAGAAAGACACAAGAATTGGTAAATATTTGTGATTCTGTGAAATTGTTGTTCTCCAGATGATTAAAACATTGTTTAAGAAACTCATCTGCTTCTTGAACATTTCCTTACATGGTCTCCACAACTGTTTACAACAGATGAAGTTCAATAAAACAGACAGTAGTAATGCCAGCAAGTCTTTGGAAAGTCAGTCACATCATAAACATCCAAAGACAACTAAACAATAGCAGAGAAGAAGGAACAAGACAAAATATCCATAGTCACATCAGATCATATCACAACAGAGACACTCAGttacacacagcaacacaaatacacaggGTGACAAATGgtgacacacagatacacatagGTACACACAGATacccacacacaaaaactaTAATCAACAAAGATTTTACGAGCCATGCACAAGCACCTctcagtttgtgtttcatttgtgtatTATTCGAATCAATACAAAAAGTATATTCACCAatgtaaataacattttcagatgtgtttccaatatttacatttataatTGAAAAGCTTTGCTTGCAAACTGGAAAAATCTACGTTTGTGGATCAAAGGACACAGCTGATGTATCTGTGTAATTTTGAGACAAATATTCTATAATATGTGTGGATTCACACGtaaagcttcttcttcttcagtgctACCAAATGCCATACGCATGTTTAGCTCATCAGTGGCACTTTTAGAAGTAGTGGCCAAACTCGCACATACACGCCAACTGTTGGTCTCTGCTGATActggtctgccacagagacATCAAGGAATGAGACGAGTCCCATCAGTAACCCTTTCACAATTGTAGAACCTGAATATGAGTAAATTGGGGTTTACTGTAACAAAACAATATAAAGCTTTACAACATATTGGTCAAATACCGGCTGCATTTGCCACCTCGCATCCTAAGAACCACCAAAATCAAGCCCCGAACACAGACGACATGCCAGCTCTGCTGTGAAACAACATGGACTTCAGCTTGAATGAACTGCTGAGAATCCCTGTTTAAGGCTGCGATGGTGATCTCAGGTCTCATCTCTTTTGatgtgaatgtaaaaaaaatccaaaaagaaGTTTCtgtaatgtttatttatgtgtattCTTGGGAGCCTAGTTTAGAAATCATTTCCCAAGGATCAGACGGAATGACGATGTCGGTCAATGTCTGTTCAAAACTCTGCAAACATCAATAAATCGTCCAAATGTTCACGTTGTTGATTTCACActtgtgttgtattttttaacCTGTTTGTACTCACGTGGAGCCTCTCTGTGAAACAGTCTGAGGTAAATGTTTGTAGACTGCTGCTAGCTATGGCAAAGTGCACATCCAGTTTAAGTTATGATACAACATCTGTATCTGCGATCAGTCATGTTTTATATGAAAGTCTACAGACATTTATCTCTCACCACAATATTCTACGTCACTGGGTCAGCTATGACAGTCACAGAAACTA carries:
- the amph gene encoding amphiphysin isoform X4, whose translation is MAEIKTGIFAKNVQKRLNRAQEKVLQKLGKADETKDEQFEQVVINFRRQESEGSRLQREMKSYLSAIKGMQQASINLTQSLHEVYEPDWHGKDDVMVIGKDCDALWEDFHNKLVDSTLLNLDAYLQQFPDLKTRVAKRSRKLIDYDSARHHVETLQMSGMKNDRKMMKAEDELKKAQRVFDELNVGLQNELPTLWDRRVGFYISTYKSVTNMEAKFHREISLVCRQLYEVMTKLGEQHSDKMFTIQGAPSDSGPLRLARTPSPPEDESPPESPDASSNHMLRPISPGPPRPKSPTQLKKGPPVPPPPKVTPTKEVAEEQIIDLFGGEFLPAPSPSQPNERPGESLLDLDFDAFQPDESVSPIPQTAVPWDMWSANTQTAQPAADAGFVANWSADFGSLSSNGDTTSGAEAAAIGPEGTQGGAQGGAQGWPQPGGDTTTPPKDSEAATATEVEVSSPDSQSNPNLNPSADRGDEDETGQADSEGESAWQDNRRKSTPGLIFTNEYGEQIEDCTEDRQDKWSRSPDGSGSEYETAEEWGDGVQGGGWASADDEISYEDRHPVNDSEGWGSGCDGAEQALPRSSEADRNCSAEEELPGKQTNLTSVSYSESAGEQDKQSFTSKTQGGGAFDSDPFAETQGGGAFDSDPFAETQGGGAFDSDPFAETQGGGAFDSVPSAETQVGGTFDSDPLAETQGGGAFDSDPFAETQGGGAFDSDPFAETQGGGAFDSDPFAETQGGGAFDSDPFAETQGREVFDSVPSAETQGGGALDSDPFAETEGGGVFDSDPFAETQGGGAFDSDPFAETQGGGVFDSDPFAETEGGGVFDSDPFAETEGGGVFDSDPFAERQFGDKGGGEGRVVATGGGNGWDTDPFANSFPGVSNTTSSQEISDSSGFNSSIAQRNSAPVSAAEEIKDVNVPRIHKEPENSDMSEDEAANRRFGKLYQELDTEKEEVTDAFNGFSQDTTAPSFFADFDQMNKIDAEPIEAPEASETEPAEKQDNSPASHGGEEPPVSPPFAEPPASCAGEEPPLSPPADEPLAPPAVGEPEAPSAGVEPGEYPASPSEEEVAEPAAAPAGEEDTAECPGSVKEEKPAIPPADETTTSPGEAAPSEKMPIPSVVIEPASSNEGDDDRDADIISPTAISDNGVTAENQTVKHMSPSGGVSGLPDDFLYKVETMHDFEAANADELELKRGDVVLVVPTASLEDQDAGWLTGIKESDWLTHGVGAQKGLFPDNFTQRLE
- the amph gene encoding amphiphysin isoform X7; translated protein: MAEIKTGIFAKNVQKRLNRAQEKVLQKLGKADETKDEQFEQVVINFRRQESEGSRLQREMKSYLSAIKGMQQASINLTQSLHEVYEPDWHGKDDVMVIGKDCDALWEDFHNKLVDSTLLNLDAYLQQFPDLKTRVAKRSRKLIDYDSARHHVETLQMSGMKNDRKMMKAEDELKKAQRVFDELNVGLQNELPTLWDRRVGFYISTYKSVTNMEAKFHREISLVCRQLYEVMTKLGEQHSDKMFTIQGAPSDSGPLRLARTPSPPEDESPPESPDASSNHMLRPISPGPPRPKSPTQLKKGPPVPPPPKVTPTKEVAEEQIIDLFGGEFLPAPSPSQPNERPGESLLDLDFDAFQPDESVSPIPQTAVPWDMWSANTQTAQPAADAGFVANWSADFGSLSSNGDTTSGAEAAAIGPEGTQGGAQGGAQGWPQPGGDTTTPPKDSEAATATEVEVSSPDSQSNPNLNPSADRGDEDETGQADSEGESAWQDNRRKSTPGLIFTNEYGEQIEDCTEDRQDKWSRSPDGSGSEYETAEEWGDGVQGGGWASADDEISYEDRHPVNDSEGWGSGCDGAEQALPRSSEADRNCSAEEELPGKQTNLTSVSYSESAGEQDKQSFTSKTQGGGAFDSDPFAETQGGGAFDSDPFAETQGGGAFDSDPFAETQGGGAFDSVPSAETQVGGTFDSDPLAETQGGGAFDSDPFAETQGGGAFDSDPFAETQGGGAFDSDPFAETQGGGAFDSDPFAETQGREVFDSVPSAETQGGGALDSDPFAETEGGGVFDSDPFAETQGGGAFDSDPFAETQGGGVFDSDPFAETEGGGVFDSDPFAETEGGGVFDSDPFAERQFGDKGGGEGRVVATGGGNGWDTDPFANSFPGVSNTTSSQEISDSSGFNSSIAQRNSAPVSAAEEIKDVNVPRIHKEPENSDMSEDEAANRRFGKLYQELDTEKEEVTDAFNGFSQDTTAPSFFADFDQMIPPADETTTSPGEAAPSEKMPIPSVVIEPASSNEGDDDRDADIISPTAISDNGVTAENQTVKHMSPSGGVSGLPDDFLYKVETMHDFEAANADELELKRGDVVLVVPTASLEDQDAGWLTGIKESDWLTHGVGAQKGLFPDNFTQRLE
- the amph gene encoding amphiphysin isoform X3, with translation MAEIKTGIFAKNVQKRLNRAQEKVLQKLGKADETKDEQFEQVVINFRRQESEGSRLQREMKSYLSAIKGMQQASINLTQSLHEVYEPDWHGKDDVMVIGKDCDALWEDFHNKLVDSTLLNLDAYLQQFPDLKTRVAKRSRKLIDYDSARHHVETLQMSGMKNDRKMMKAEDELKKAQRVFDELNVGLQNELPTLWDRRVGFYISTYKSVTNMEAKFHREISLVCRQLYEVMTKLGEQHSDKMFTIQGAPSDSGPLRLARTPSPPEDESPPESPDASSNHMLRPISPGPPRPKSPTQGPPVPPPPKVTPTKEVAEEQIIDLFGGEFLPAPSPSQPNERPGESLLDLDFDAFQPDESVSPIPQTAVPWDMWSANTQTAQPAADAGFVANWSADFGSLSSNGDTTSGAEAAAIGPEGTQGGAQGGAQGWPQPGGDTTTPPKDSEAATATEVEVSSPDSQSNPNLNPSADRGDEDETGQADSEGESAWQDNRRKSTPGLIFTNEYGEQIEDCTEDRQDKWSRSPDGSGSEYETAEEWGDGVQGGGWASADDEISYEDRHPVNDSEGWGSGCDGAEQALPRSSEADRNCSAEEELPGKQTNLTSVSYSESAGEQDKQSFTSKTQGGGAFDSDPFAETQGGGAFDSDPFAETQGGGAFDSDPFAETQGGGAFDSVPSAETQVGGTFDSDPLAETQGGGAFDSDPFAETQGGGAFDSDPFAETQGGGAFDSDPFAETQGGGAFDSDPFAETQGREVFDSVPSAETQGGGALDSDPFAETEGGGVFDSDPFAETQGGGAFDSDPFAETQGGGVFDSDPFAETEGGGVFDSDPFAETEGGGVFDSDPFAERQFGDKGGGEGRVVATGGGNGWDTDPFANSFPGVSNTTSSQEISDSSGFNSSIAQRNSAPVSAAEEIKDVNVPRIHKEPENSDMSEDEAANRRFGKLYQELDTEKEEVTDAFNGFSQDTTAPSFFADFDQMNKIDAEPIEAPEASETEPAEKQDNSPASHGGEEPPVSPPFAEPPASCAGEEPPLSPPADEPLAPPAVGEPEAPSAGVEPGEYPASPSEEEVAEPAAAPAGEEDTAECPGSVKEEKPASTVGSPGSEKAELGEIPPADETTTSPGEAAPSEKMPIPSVVIEPASSNEGDDDRDADIISPTAISDNGVTAENQTVKHMSPSGGVSGLPDDFLYKVETMHDFEAANADELELKRGDVVLVVPTASLEDQDAGWLTGIKESDWLTHGVGAQKGLFPDNFTQRLE